One Rhodobacter sp. CZR27 DNA segment encodes these proteins:
- a CDS encoding cyclase family protein, with amino-acid sequence MCDICVTEAVKERMLSRRGFFTGAAAAGVAAAGVASHAPAALAQGHGTVEDLTHELHEGFPTFFGDQQFFFDQKFTFAEHRFNLAELRVNEHTGTHVDAPLHFSADGLSVAEIPVGNLVVPLCVVDIAARAEDDADAQVTPDDLKAWIARHGEIPPNACVAMHSGWARHVTTERFRNADAEGTQHFPGFHVEAAQMLLETGAGSIGVDTLSLDRGIATDFAAHYAWLPEGRFGIECLANLDRMPPVGATLVIGAPKHRGGTGGPARIIALI; translated from the coding sequence ATGTGTGACATCTGCGTGACCGAGGCGGTGAAGGAGCGGATGCTGTCGCGCCGCGGGTTCTTCACGGGGGCTGCCGCCGCCGGAGTGGCCGCGGCAGGCGTGGCGAGCCATGCGCCGGCGGCGCTGGCTCAGGGACACGGCACCGTCGAGGACCTGACCCACGAGCTGCACGAGGGCTTTCCGACCTTCTTTGGCGATCAGCAGTTCTTCTTCGACCAGAAGTTCACCTTTGCGGAACACAGGTTCAACCTGGCCGAGCTTCGCGTCAACGAGCACACCGGCACCCATGTCGACGCACCGCTGCATTTCTCGGCCGATGGCCTCAGCGTCGCCGAGATCCCGGTCGGCAATCTCGTGGTGCCGCTCTGCGTCGTGGACATCGCCGCAAGGGCAGAGGACGATGCCGACGCGCAGGTGACGCCCGACGACCTGAAGGCCTGGATCGCCCGGCATGGCGAGATCCCTCCGAACGCCTGCGTCGCCATGCATTCGGGATGGGCGCGGCACGTCACGACCGAGCGCTTCCGCAACGCCGACGCCGAGGGCACGCAGCACTTTCCCGGCTTCCACGTCGAGGCGGCACAGATGCTGCTGGAGACGGGGGCAGGTTCGATCGGCGTGGACACGCTGTCGCTGGATCGCGGCATCGCAACGGATTTCGCGGCGCATTATGCGTGGCTTCCCGAGGGCAGGTTCGGGATCGAGTGCCTCGCCAACCTTGACCGCATGCCGCCGGTCGGCGCAACTCTGGTCATCGGCGCGCCGAAGCACCGGGGCGGCACCGGCGGTCCCGCCCGCATCATCGCGCTGATCTGA
- a CDS encoding carboxymuconolactone decarboxylase family protein has protein sequence MATVRLLTDEEAAADPRVAAVFADIRETRKTDFINNFWRALANQPEQLESTWQRLKVVMAPGALDPLTKELLYIAVSATNGCSYCVHSHTAAARAKGLTDAQQAEFLAVLGMAAQTNQLVTALQVPVDPEFQVQT, from the coding sequence ATGGCCACAGTCCGGCTCCTGACAGACGAGGAAGCCGCCGCCGATCCCCGTGTGGCGGCGGTCTTTGCCGACATCCGCGAGACGCGGAAGACCGACTTCATCAACAACTTCTGGCGCGCGCTGGCGAACCAGCCCGAGCAGCTCGAAAGCACATGGCAGCGGCTGAAGGTGGTGATGGCGCCCGGCGCCCTCGATCCGCTGACCAAGGAGTTGCTCTACATCGCCGTTTCGGCGACGAATGGCTGCTCGTATTGCGTCCATTCCCATACCGCCGCGGCGCGTGCCAAGGGTCTGACCGACGCGCAGCAGGCCGAGTTCCTTGCCGTCCTCGGGATGGCCGCCCAGACCAACCAGCTGGTCACCGCGCTTCAGGTGCCGGTCGACCCGGAATTCCAGGTGCAGACATGA
- a CDS encoding quinone oxidoreductase: MTDFAIIASRLGGPEVLEWAERPAGRPRPGEVLLRQTAVGLNFIDAYFRSGLYPWPGAELVPGGEAAGVVEELGEGVAALSVGDRVAYTMPNGACRTRRVVPADRLVKLPDEVSDEVAASVMLKGLTAQYLIHSSFRVEAGHTVLVHAAAGGVGQLLGQWLKAKGATTIGTAGGPEKVALARGNGYDHVIDYEAEDFAEAVRVLTDGRGCDVVYDSVGRTTWRGSLKSLRQRGSFICFGQSAGPLDDFRFSDLAAGSFTANRPSLFHYIAAREELEARAADLFAMIGSGKLVPQIGQRFALKDAAEAHRALEGRRTTGATVLLP; the protein is encoded by the coding sequence ATGACCGATTTCGCCATCATCGCTTCCCGCCTCGGTGGCCCCGAGGTCCTGGAATGGGCCGAGCGACCGGCCGGCCGGCCCCGCCCCGGCGAGGTGCTGCTGCGCCAGACCGCGGTGGGCCTCAACTTCATCGACGCCTATTTCCGCTCGGGCCTCTATCCGTGGCCCGGGGCGGAGCTGGTGCCGGGCGGCGAGGCCGCGGGCGTGGTCGAGGAGCTGGGCGAGGGGGTTGCAGCCCTCTCGGTCGGCGATCGCGTGGCCTATACGATGCCGAACGGCGCCTGCCGCACGCGGCGCGTCGTGCCCGCGGACCGGCTGGTGAAGCTGCCCGATGAGGTGTCCGACGAGGTTGCGGCCTCGGTGATGCTGAAGGGGCTGACCGCGCAATACCTGATCCACTCCAGCTTCCGGGTCGAGGCGGGGCACACGGTCCTTGTCCATGCCGCGGCGGGCGGGGTCGGCCAGCTTCTCGGTCAGTGGCTGAAGGCGAAGGGCGCCACGACCATCGGCACCGCCGGCGGCCCCGAAAAGGTCGCGCTCGCACGCGGCAACGGCTACGACCACGTGATCGACTACGAGGCGGAGGATTTTGCCGAGGCGGTCCGCGTCCTCACCGACGGACGCGGCTGCGACGTGGTCTATGACTCGGTGGGCAGGACCACGTGGCGCGGTTCGCTGAAAAGCCTGCGCCAGCGCGGCAGTTTCATCTGCTTCGGCCAGTCCGCGGGGCCGCTCGACGACTTCCGCTTCTCGGATCTCGCGGCGGGAAGCTTCACGGCGAACCGACCGTCGCTCTTCCACTACATCGCCGCGCGCGAGGAACTCGAGGCGCGGGCAGCCGATCTCTTCGCCATGATCGGCTCGGGAAAGCTCGTGCCGCAGATCGGCCAGCGCTTTGCACTGAAGGACGCGGCCGAGGCGCATCGCGCGCTGGAGGGCCGGCGCACGACCGGCGCCACCGTCCTGCTGCCCTAG
- a CDS encoding DUF1236 domain-containing protein: MIRNSTLWLSAAAALIAGAASAQVQEARPVTDLNLRSGPGSNYAIVGVVPADTMVMVEGCVEGAKWCRVNHAGASGWAAGDYLAMSVENTAVPLASGDPRITYETMTYEEDNDSGSVIAGGAAGAASGAAIGGPVGALIGGVIGMAGGDALDPPDTTTVTFVRQNPVEPVWLEGEVVTGAGIPDTVTLTPIPDSAYAYSYVNGVPVIVEPSNRQIIHIVR; this comes from the coding sequence ATGATTCGCAACTCGACCCTCTGGCTTTCCGCGGCTGCTGCGCTGATCGCCGGGGCTGCCTCCGCCCAGGTGCAGGAGGCCCGTCCGGTGACCGACCTCAACCTCCGCTCGGGTCCCGGCTCGAACTACGCGATCGTCGGCGTCGTGCCGGCCGACACGATGGTGATGGTCGAAGGCTGCGTCGAGGGCGCCAAGTGGTGCCGCGTGAACCACGCCGGCGCCTCGGGCTGGGCCGCCGGCGACTATCTGGCGATGTCGGTCGAGAACACGGCCGTGCCGTTGGCCTCGGGCGATCCCCGCATCACCTACGAGACGATGACCTATGAAGAGGACAACGACAGCGGCAGCGTGATCGCCGGCGGCGCCGCCGGTGCGGCCTCGGGTGCCGCAATCGGCGGCCCGGTGGGCGCGCTGATCGGCGGGGTGATCGGCATGGCAGGCGGCGATGCGCTGGATCCGCCGGACACCACCACCGTCACCTTCGTCCGGCAGAACCCGGTGGAGCCGGTCTGGCTGGAGGGCGAGGTGGTGACCGGCGCGGGCATCCCCGACACGGTGACGCTGACGCCGATCCCCGACAGCGCCTATGCCTACAGCTACGTGAACGGCGTGCCGGTGATCGTCGAGCCGAGCAACCGGCAGATCATCCACATCGTCCGCTGA